A stretch of Chelmon rostratus isolate fCheRos1 chromosome 18, fCheRos1.pri, whole genome shotgun sequence DNA encodes these proteins:
- the naa20 gene encoding N-alpha-acetyltransferase 20: MTTLRPFTCDDLFKFNNINLDPLTETYGIPFYLQYLAHWPEYFIVAEAPGGELMGYIMGKAEGSVAREEWHGHVTALSVAPEFRRLGLAAKLMEMLEEISERKGGFFVDLFVRVSNQVAVNMYKRLGYSVYRTVIEYYSASNGEPDEDAYDMRKALSRDTEKKSIIPLPHPVRPEDIE; this comes from the exons ATGACAACATTAAGACCGTTTACCTGCGatgatttatttaaattcaaCAACAT cAACCTGGACCCCTTGACAGAAACT tATGGGATCCCTTTCTACCTCCAGTACCTGGCTCACTGGCCGGAGTACTTTATTGTTGCTGAGGCTCCTGGTGGTGAACTGATGGGCTACA TCATGGGGAAGGCGGAGGGATCTGTGGCTCGGGAGGAGTGGCACGGTCACGTCACCGCTCTGTCTGTCGCCCCTGAGTTCAGAAGACTCGGCCTCGCAGCCAAACTCATGGAGATGTTAGAGGAAATCTCAGAGAG GAAGGGCGGATTCTTCGTGGATCTCTTTGTGCGAGTCTCCAACCAAGTTGCGGTGAACATGTATAAACGTCTGGGCTACAGCGTCTACAGGACAGTGATCGAGTATTACTCAGCCAGCAACGGAGAACCAGATGAAGACGCATACG ATATGAGGAAAGCTCTgtccagagacacagagaagaagtCGATCATCCCGCTGCCACATCCTGTCCGACCAGAAGACATTGAATAA